A DNA window from Danio aesculapii chromosome 1, fDanAes4.1, whole genome shotgun sequence contains the following coding sequences:
- the LOC130217709 gene encoding carbohydrate sulfotransferase 12 has product MPKLHQCCFLLGAVFITLLFIVVFWDEVRVGTYLHMASSKHLKLRQAHRKHLIRELCSANSSLNFRDKSITFDQIPNKALDHLIVDDHHRVIYCYVPKVACTNWKRVMIVLSQNLKAPNGAPYLDPLDIPIEVIHNSTVHKTFNNLWMHHGQYARPLMHHKLKNYTKFIFVRDPFVRLISAFRAKFNRPDEYFYSNYGSKMLQHFANISQPPNSAQEAFSAGIRLSFTHFIKYLLDPQTEKEKPFNEHWQQIYRLCHPCQIDYDFIGKLETLDEDTEHLLKILGLDKQIHFPKGNENRTVVDWEREWFANISFADRRKLYSLYETDFKLFEYDKPETLLNE; this is encoded by the coding sequence ATGCCGAAGCTCCATCAGTGTTGTTTTCTTTTGGGAGCAGTATTCATCACATTGCTTTTTATAGTAGTTTTCTGGGATGAGGTGAGAGTTGGGACTTACCTGCACATGGCTTCATCAAAACATCTCAAACTGCGTCAAGCACATCGTAAACATCTAATAAGAGAGCTTTGCTCGGCCAATAGCAGCCTGAATTTCCGAGATAAATCAATCACATTTGACCAGATTCCCAACAAAGCTCTGGACCATCTCATTGTGGACGATCATCACCGTGTTATTTACTGTTATGTACCCAAGGTAGCTTGTACCAACTGGAAACGAGTTATGATTGTGCTCAGTCAGAACCTGAAGGCACCTAATGGAGCTCCATATCTGGATCCTCTTGACATACCAATTGAGGTAATCCATAATTCTACAGTGCATAAGACATTTAACAACTTATGGATGCACCATGGCCAATACGCTCGTCCTCTGATGCATCACAAGCTCAAAAACTACACTAAGTTCATCTTTGTACGGGATCCTTTTGTGCGCCTTATTTCAGCTTTTCGAGCCAAATTTAATAGGCCAGATGAGTACTTCTACTCCAATTATGGCTCCAAAATGCTTCagcattttgctaatatttctCAGCCACCTAATTCGGCTCAAGAGGCCTTCAGTGCAGGTATCAGACTGTcctttactcactttattaagtatctgtTAGATCCACAGACTGAGAAGGAGAAGCCGTTCAATGAGCATTGGCAGCAGATATACAGACTTTGCCATCCATGCCAAATTGACTATGACTTTATTGGGAAGCTAGAAACTCTTGATGAGGACACAGAACATTTGCTGAAGATTCTTGGGCTGGATAAACAGATTCACTTTCCTAAAGGAAATGAGAACAGGACTGTTGTAGACTGGGAGCGAGAATGGTTTGCAAACATTTCCTTTGCAGACAGAAGAAAGCTGTACAGTCTTTATGAAACCGACTTTAAGTTATTTGAATATGATAAACCTGAGACACTTCTTAACGAGTGA